One region of Choristoneura fumiferana chromosome 3, NRCan_CFum_1, whole genome shotgun sequence genomic DNA includes:
- the LOC141426657 gene encoding cilia and flagella-associated protein 47-like isoform X1 — protein sequence MCDQFQPDNVFRRFEVVEFPTSFVGLSTTMNLDVEADLTTSAYLKTMHDGKLLKFDDARELSAAHRAYKIEYINNFTIEITFTPSNECISKAKRSSPCDNRFVFDLRLIHVDGIRCCNDEAHSEIGRYYISGQYEYNQISHQPKTIDFGNIIMNTKETKCVRLRNDSNVIAAKFQYVRVSGCEVCPAKFTLPPNSSRRVSVSVKPKTFKQQNCFYFRVRNPHDIDKKSTEDDDNYLTYEVTMKWNVVLNKKPVLTNPESMHKICEPEIKYTYIDDELTTHLKHKAKAADFLQICKASHKVIQTKERLCTGTVQCYSEIIIKPKPSLDNKYNFCKKPPQKINTYEVFDVFILPFNVDFGKIGLNTYGENQVLLKNNSKYDIIIKLFEDNCVLYTEYKAKHITLKLKPSSETKVTVFCLGYSEGNHTGTFEYSVDNKYQRKHPYKLQVGTPTLFVQERCLKFGMVTNESFTTSVPVRICNNYNLPVSFLWEELHADTPFEIIPSSGSIPHHTSKICDVLYVCKATKSKTHEVNFVSEPKEIIPIELNVITRKLSIKFLQPAVFFKDIALNLETIEKVKLENSSREIALFYVVEPLIPGLMIEPMSGTIRPKTLMTFEIKVKISCVLEFSFDIYVKINNKENVILPVSGNVVEPKIVIHPKNIYMSRVPCYMITYVPVTFQNLTTLRSVIEVLDTGDDNIFNVYILVGNEKQRVFEFNVEGGQTKTVFIKVYDIFRREYEMYVPFKINGLLGPPNENSWSTELQHYIGEYEQIYDNNPKVKVKAAGKDISFCRIMGVITVPWIEFSVDQFEISYIPNGRNCVEFTMRNVSKYYLHVTILTAKLAPNFSLDLITEEHESIINETHIKFELDRGKEAALTMKFHPKGHGRFIAVATLFLDKHMTIPYSNLEFKGKRATPAMIPSTYRIVFPPCRVGITIRRTFTIKLEESSDIDNFYCTSKEENNLTVIFVESKKIEQMHKIYTIATIEIVVCCEAAYARCITVNFCHECGSGCDVEISFCFTHCVLTLHSNFLVEPEDNPYPYYPLSTQRDLYEYMENCSKFLEKWMFQQGFRRDLYPIIPDTFHAISTVIGSGTKTKGINVTYLNFVRRIAGPLMKHVRKISATGVDESFKYVKETHDSYKEIIKLLQSRGADLWVLRAKFLLSYEQFVIYNENVTPKCNADIILIQELLADRNLFDRLNKQSWVDFILQSYKVFVMDSCFFDCVCLSSLPRDIVKVIVEWYNEQVKLQHKSLRGKDKPVKIITNITTDLSDGIAVISAILNYCPFMKDYFNIFCEINKDDETGGIVNNACLIIEALNQLRFYFPITSKDFIEPNFLQMLFLSVHLYVALPMFKPKDHIKFNPPLLRSSTRQVAISPSTQESLLFNLIILNNSKNNFIVEKAPSGDNGKKMYLNIKYVANFVNEEHAILLVHGYNKTRIFDTYIIFVLHGHIGLLNPVRKCKVTGPLYRPNKVDVLVSSPFALPGTYKVYITDIEPTIPVSFNDGKMSSFYLQRLNLIDRDIHLSGLPKETGQDIQEHKLYLQIICLSTQIGNSWIWFRGELGEFFIRVTTQPRWDLAIDTLQTKVHTWPMDPCTCGEACECYRTTVLMIPHRNELMLKAMRYALLEHASPIMMDVFDRLIETTTGKLVLGMLLAEGGTNMSDVKHILQSEVGYRVTSRALIPRVDHVRFAHHTPAMLALPITIPADDKAEKYSVTFTSECGMDIRTYRIFFISTNCTSESTSNSLVS from the exons AATTCCAACCCGACAATGTTTTTCGAAGATTTGAGGTGGTCGAGTTTCCCACATCGTTTGTTGGTTTATCTACGACGATGAACCTCGACGTAGAGGCTGACCTGACGACATCCGCTTATCTAAAAACTATGCATGATGGGAAATTGCTG AAATTCGATGACGCTCGTGAATTATCAGCAGCACACAGAGCGTACAAGATAGAATATATTAATAACTTTACTATTGAAATAACGTTTACACCAAGTAACGAATGTATTTCAAAAGCCAAGCGCAGTAGTCCGTGCGACAACAGGTTCGTGTTCGATCTCCGCTTGATTCACGTCGATGGGATTCGATGCTGCAATGACGAAGCCCATTCAGAAATAGGACGCTATTATATCTCAGGGCAGTATGAATATAACCAAATCAGCCATCAGCCAAAAACAATAGACTTcggaaatattattatgaacactAAAGAAACAAAATGTGTACGTTTAAGAAATGATTCAAATGTTATAGCGGCTAAATTTCAATATGTCAGAGTAAGTGGCTGTGAGGTCTGCCCTGCAAAATTTACATTACCTCCTAATTCTTCAAGACGCGTATCTGTATCAGTCAAGCCAAAAACTTTCAAGCAGCAGAATTGTTTCTATTTCAGGGTCAGAAATCCTCATGATATTGACAAAAAATCAACTGAAGATGATGACAATTATTTAACTTACGAAGTCACTATGAAATGGAACGTTGTTCTTAATAAAAAACCAGTATTGACTAACCCTGAATCTATGCATAAGATATGTGAACCCGaaattaaatatacttatattgaTGATGAATTAACTACCCATTTGAAGCACAAAGCCAAAGCTGCCGATTTCTTACAAATATGCAAAGCATCTCACAAAGTAATACAAACGAAAGAAAGATTGTGTACCGGAACTGTTCAGTGCTactctgaaataataataaaaccgaaACCATCACTagacaataaatacaatttttgtaAGAAGCCTCCACAAAAAATTAATACATATGAGGTTTTCGATGTTTTTATTCTGCCATTCAATGTGGATTTTGGAAAAATCGGCCTAAATACTTACGGTGAGAATCAGGTACtgctaaaaaataattcaaaatacgatattatcataaaattatttgaagACAACTGTGTCCTTTACACAGAATACAAAGCGAAACACATTACTCTGAAACTTAAACCCTCGTCAGAAACGAAAGTTACAGTTTTTTGTTTGGGCTACAGTGAAGGAAACCATACTGGCACTTTTGAGTATTCAGTAGACAATAAATATCAACGTAAACATCCATATAAACTTCAAGTAGGTACGCCTACATTATTTGTCCAAGAAAGATGCTTAAAGTTTGGCATGGTCACCAACGAAAGCTTTACGACCTCAGTCCCCGTAAGGATatgcaataattataatttacctGTTAGTTTTCTATGGGAAGAATTACATGCAGACACACCTTTTGAAATAATACCCAGCAGTGGTTCAATCCCACATCACACCTCCAAAATATGTGATGTGTTATATGTGTGTAAGGCTACTAAATCAAAAACACACGAGGTTAATTTCGTGTCAGAGCCCAAGGAAATAATTCCAATCGAACTAAATGTAATAACACGAAAATTATCTATAAAATTTTTACAACCCGCAGTGTTTTTCAAAGACATCGCTTTAAATTTAGAAACCATCGAGAAAGTTAAACTGGAAAATTCATCGAGAGAAATTGCCCTTTTCTATGTTGTAGAACCATTAATTCCGGGACTTATGATAGAACCAATGAGCGGGACGATACGACCAAAAACGTTAATGACTTTTGaaatcaaagtaaaaatatcatgTGTATTAGAGTTTTCATTCGATATTTACGTAAAAATCAATAATAAGGAAAATGTGATTTTGCCTGTAAGTGGCAATGTTGTGGAACCAAAGATTGTAATACATCCAAAAAATATCTACATGTCTAGAGTACCATGCTACATGATAACATATGTACCAGTGACGTTCCAGAATTTAACTACATTACGAAGTGTTATAGAAGTTTTAGACACAGGCGATGACAATATATTCAACGTCTACATTCTCGTGGGAAATGAGAAACAAAGAGTATTTGAATTCAATGTGGAAGGTGgccaaaccaaaacagtttttatAAAAGTCTACGACATTTTTCGTCGAGAATATGAAATGTATGTTCCATTTAAAATCAACGGGCTATTAGGTCCGCCAAATGAAAACTCTTGGTCCACAGAACTGCAGCATTACATTGGTGAATACGAaca gaTATATGACAATAATCCTAAAGTGAAAGTGAAAGCAGCGGGTAAGGACATTAGCTTTTGCCGGATAATGGGAGTTATAACAGTACCCTGGATTGAATTCTCTGTTGATCAATTTGAAATCAGTTATATACCTAATGGAAGAAATTGTGTTGAATTTACGATGAGAAAtgtatctaaatattatttacacgtGACAATTTTAACAGCGAAACTCGCACCGAACTTTAGCCTTGACTTAATAACGGAAGAACATGAGTCGATTATAAATGAGACTCACATTAAATTTGAGTTAGATCGTGGAAAAGAAGCAGCACTGACTATGAAATTCCATCCTAAAGGGCATGGTAGATTTATAGCCGTCGCAACGCTCTTTCTGGACAAACATATGACAATACCCTATTCTAATCTTGAATTCAAAGGGAAAAGGGCAACGCCTGCTATGATACCTAGCACGTATAGAATCGTTTTCCCGCCTTGCAGAGTAGGAATAACTATTCGACGAACTTTCACTATTAAATTAGAAGAAAGTTCGGACATTGATAATTTTTACTGTACatcaaaagaagaaaataacctgacagtaatttttgttgaatccaaaaaaattgaacaaatGCACAAAATCTATACGATTGCTACAATTGAAATAGTGGTTTGTTGCGAAGCTGCATACGCGCGATGTATTACTGTTAATTTCTGTCACGAGTGTGGATCTGGCTGTGATGTTGAAATCAGCTTTTGCTTTACACATTGTGTTTTGACTTTACATTCGAATTTTTTGGTTGAGCCAGAAGATAATCCGTATCCTTATTATCCTTTAAGTACACAACGCGATCTATATGAGTATATGGAAAATTGTTCGAAGTTTCTTGAGAAGTGGATGTTTCAGCAAGGATTTCGTAGGGATTTGTATCCCATAATTCCAGACACATTCCATGCTATATCTACAGTAATTGGTTCAGGCACGAAGACGAAAGGAATAAATGTaacctatttaaattttgtgcgGCGAATTGCTGGACCACTGATGAAGCATGTTCGGAAGATATC GGCTACTGGAGTCGATGAAtcatttaaatatgtaaaagaAACACACGACTCATACAAAGAGATTATTAAACTATTGCAATCTCGTGGAGCAGATCTATGGGTACTGAGGGCAAAATTCTTGCTAAGTTACGAACAATTTGTAATATACAATGAAAATGTGACCCCCAAATGTAATGCTgatatcattttaatacaagaacTTCTCGCTGATAGAAATCTTTTCGACAGATTGAATAAGCAAAGTTGGGTTGACTTTATTTTACAGAGTTATAAAGTTTTCGTCATGGACAGCTGTttttttgattgtgtgtgtttgagtTCGCTTCCAAGGGACATAGTAAAAGTTATTGTTGAGTGGTATAATGAACAAGTGAAACTACAACACAAGAGCCTGCGTGGCAAAGATAAACCAGTAAAGATCATAACTAATATAACTACTGATTTGTCAGATGGTATTGCTGTAATATCGGCCATTCTAAATTATTGCCCGTTTATGAAAgactattttaatatattttgtgaaataaaCAAGGATGATGAGACAGGCGGGATTGTCAATAATGCTTGTCTGATTATCGAGGCTCTCAACCAACTCAGGTTTTATTTCCCAATAACCAGCAAAGACTTCATTGAGCCAAATTTTCTTCAAATGCTGTTTTTATCCGTTCATTTATATGTCGCTTTGCCAATGTTCAAACCCAAGGATCATATAAAATTCAATCCTCCGCTACTGAGGAGTTCTACAAGGCAAGTGGCAATTAGTCCGTCAACCCAGGAGTCGTTACTCTTTAATTTGATAATTCTTAACAACAGCAAGAATAACTTTATCGTTGAAAAAGCACCATCGGGCGATAATGGTAAGAAAATGTATCTAAACATTAAATACGTAGCGAATTTTGTTAATGAAGAACATGCCATTCTACTGGTACATGGATACAATAAAACAAGAATATTCGATACGTACATTATATTCGTACTACATGGACATATAGGTTTATTGAACCCAGTTCGAAAGTGCAAGGTCACTGGACCCCTATACCGTCCCAATAAAGTTGATGTATTAGTTTCTTCACCATTTGCTCTTCCCGGCACTTACAAGGTTTATATTACTGACATTGAGCCTACAATACCAGTATCTTTTAATGACGGAAAGATGTCTAGTTTTTACTTACAGCGGCTTAACCTCATTGATAGAGATATACATCTAAGCGGGCTGCCAAAGGAAACTGGACAAGATATTCAGGAACACAAATTGTATCTGCAAATAATTTGTCTGAGCACCCAAATAGGGAACAGCTGGATTTGGTTCAGAGGAGAGTTGGGAGAGTTTTTCATTAGGGTTACAACGCAACCTCGCTGGGACTTGGCGATAGATACTTTACAAACAAAAGTGCACACTTGGCCAATGGACCCGTGCACTTGTGGCGAGGCCTGCGAGTGCTATCGGACTACAGTGCTGATGATTCCTCATCGCAACGAGCTAATGCTTAAAGCGATGCGGTATGCTTTACTTGAACATGCATCGCCTATTATGATGGATGTTTTTGATCGGCTTATTG AAACTACAACAGGCAAATTGGTTTTGGGAATGTTGCTAGCTGAAGGTGGGACGAATATGTCGGATGTGAAGCATATTTTGCAAAGCGAGGTGGGTTATCGGGTGACATCGCGCGCGTTGATTCCTCGCGTCGACCACGTCAGGTTCGCGCATCACACGCCGGCTATGCTCGCCCTACCCATTACCATTCCAGCGGACGACAAGGCTGAAAAGTACTCCGTTACCTTCACCTCGGAATGTGGAATGGACATACGCACCTATAGGATATTCTTTATATCGACTAATTGTACTAGTGAGTCGACGTCCAATTCACTGGTGTCGTAA
- the LOC141426657 gene encoding cilia and flagella-associated protein 47-like isoform X2 — MCDQFQPDNVFRRFEVVEFPTSFVGLSTTMNLDVEADLTTSAYLKTMHDGKLLKFDDARELSAAHRAYKIEYINNFTIEITFTPSNECISKAKRSSPCDNRVRNPHDIDKKSTEDDDNYLTYEVTMKWNVVLNKKPVLTNPESMHKICEPEIKYTYIDDELTTHLKHKAKAADFLQICKASHKVIQTKERLCTGTVQCYSEIIIKPKPSLDNKYNFCKKPPQKINTYEVFDVFILPFNVDFGKIGLNTYGENQVLLKNNSKYDIIIKLFEDNCVLYTEYKAKHITLKLKPSSETKVTVFCLGYSEGNHTGTFEYSVDNKYQRKHPYKLQVGTPTLFVQERCLKFGMVTNESFTTSVPVRICNNYNLPVSFLWEELHADTPFEIIPSSGSIPHHTSKICDVLYVCKATKSKTHEVNFVSEPKEIIPIELNVITRKLSIKFLQPAVFFKDIALNLETIEKVKLENSSREIALFYVVEPLIPGLMIEPMSGTIRPKTLMTFEIKVKISCVLEFSFDIYVKINNKENVILPVSGNVVEPKIVIHPKNIYMSRVPCYMITYVPVTFQNLTTLRSVIEVLDTGDDNIFNVYILVGNEKQRVFEFNVEGGQTKTVFIKVYDIFRREYEMYVPFKINGLLGPPNENSWSTELQHYIGEYEQIYDNNPKVKVKAAGKDISFCRIMGVITVPWIEFSVDQFEISYIPNGRNCVEFTMRNVSKYYLHVTILTAKLAPNFSLDLITEEHESIINETHIKFELDRGKEAALTMKFHPKGHGRFIAVATLFLDKHMTIPYSNLEFKGKRATPAMIPSTYRIVFPPCRVGITIRRTFTIKLEESSDIDNFYCTSKEENNLTVIFVESKKIEQMHKIYTIATIEIVVCCEAAYARCITVNFCHECGSGCDVEISFCFTHCVLTLHSNFLVEPEDNPYPYYPLSTQRDLYEYMENCSKFLEKWMFQQGFRRDLYPIIPDTFHAISTVIGSGTKTKGINVTYLNFVRRIAGPLMKHVRKISATGVDESFKYVKETHDSYKEIIKLLQSRGADLWVLRAKFLLSYEQFVIYNENVTPKCNADIILIQELLADRNLFDRLNKQSWVDFILQSYKVFVMDSCFFDCVCLSSLPRDIVKVIVEWYNEQVKLQHKSLRGKDKPVKIITNITTDLSDGIAVISAILNYCPFMKDYFNIFCEINKDDETGGIVNNACLIIEALNQLRFYFPITSKDFIEPNFLQMLFLSVHLYVALPMFKPKDHIKFNPPLLRSSTRQVAISPSTQESLLFNLIILNNSKNNFIVEKAPSGDNGKKMYLNIKYVANFVNEEHAILLVHGYNKTRIFDTYIIFVLHGHIGLLNPVRKCKVTGPLYRPNKVDVLVSSPFALPGTYKVYITDIEPTIPVSFNDGKMSSFYLQRLNLIDRDIHLSGLPKETGQDIQEHKLYLQIICLSTQIGNSWIWFRGELGEFFIRVTTQPRWDLAIDTLQTKVHTWPMDPCTCGEACECYRTTVLMIPHRNELMLKAMRYALLEHASPIMMDVFDRLIETTTGKLVLGMLLAEGGTNMSDVKHILQSEVGYRVTSRALIPRVDHVRFAHHTPAMLALPITIPADDKAEKYSVTFTSECGMDIRTYRIFFISTNCTSESTSNSLVS; from the exons AATTCCAACCCGACAATGTTTTTCGAAGATTTGAGGTGGTCGAGTTTCCCACATCGTTTGTTGGTTTATCTACGACGATGAACCTCGACGTAGAGGCTGACCTGACGACATCCGCTTATCTAAAAACTATGCATGATGGGAAATTGCTG AAATTCGATGACGCTCGTGAATTATCAGCAGCACACAGAGCGTACAAGATAGAATATATTAATAACTTTACTATTGAAATAACGTTTACACCAAGTAACGAATGTATTTCAAAAGCCAAGCGCAGTAGTCCGTGCGACAACAG GGTCAGAAATCCTCATGATATTGACAAAAAATCAACTGAAGATGATGACAATTATTTAACTTACGAAGTCACTATGAAATGGAACGTTGTTCTTAATAAAAAACCAGTATTGACTAACCCTGAATCTATGCATAAGATATGTGAACCCGaaattaaatatacttatattgaTGATGAATTAACTACCCATTTGAAGCACAAAGCCAAAGCTGCCGATTTCTTACAAATATGCAAAGCATCTCACAAAGTAATACAAACGAAAGAAAGATTGTGTACCGGAACTGTTCAGTGCTactctgaaataataataaaaccgaaACCATCACTagacaataaatacaatttttgtaAGAAGCCTCCACAAAAAATTAATACATATGAGGTTTTCGATGTTTTTATTCTGCCATTCAATGTGGATTTTGGAAAAATCGGCCTAAATACTTACGGTGAGAATCAGGTACtgctaaaaaataattcaaaatacgatattatcataaaattatttgaagACAACTGTGTCCTTTACACAGAATACAAAGCGAAACACATTACTCTGAAACTTAAACCCTCGTCAGAAACGAAAGTTACAGTTTTTTGTTTGGGCTACAGTGAAGGAAACCATACTGGCACTTTTGAGTATTCAGTAGACAATAAATATCAACGTAAACATCCATATAAACTTCAAGTAGGTACGCCTACATTATTTGTCCAAGAAAGATGCTTAAAGTTTGGCATGGTCACCAACGAAAGCTTTACGACCTCAGTCCCCGTAAGGATatgcaataattataatttacctGTTAGTTTTCTATGGGAAGAATTACATGCAGACACACCTTTTGAAATAATACCCAGCAGTGGTTCAATCCCACATCACACCTCCAAAATATGTGATGTGTTATATGTGTGTAAGGCTACTAAATCAAAAACACACGAGGTTAATTTCGTGTCAGAGCCCAAGGAAATAATTCCAATCGAACTAAATGTAATAACACGAAAATTATCTATAAAATTTTTACAACCCGCAGTGTTTTTCAAAGACATCGCTTTAAATTTAGAAACCATCGAGAAAGTTAAACTGGAAAATTCATCGAGAGAAATTGCCCTTTTCTATGTTGTAGAACCATTAATTCCGGGACTTATGATAGAACCAATGAGCGGGACGATACGACCAAAAACGTTAATGACTTTTGaaatcaaagtaaaaatatcatgTGTATTAGAGTTTTCATTCGATATTTACGTAAAAATCAATAATAAGGAAAATGTGATTTTGCCTGTAAGTGGCAATGTTGTGGAACCAAAGATTGTAATACATCCAAAAAATATCTACATGTCTAGAGTACCATGCTACATGATAACATATGTACCAGTGACGTTCCAGAATTTAACTACATTACGAAGTGTTATAGAAGTTTTAGACACAGGCGATGACAATATATTCAACGTCTACATTCTCGTGGGAAATGAGAAACAAAGAGTATTTGAATTCAATGTGGAAGGTGgccaaaccaaaacagtttttatAAAAGTCTACGACATTTTTCGTCGAGAATATGAAATGTATGTTCCATTTAAAATCAACGGGCTATTAGGTCCGCCAAATGAAAACTCTTGGTCCACAGAACTGCAGCATTACATTGGTGAATACGAaca gaTATATGACAATAATCCTAAAGTGAAAGTGAAAGCAGCGGGTAAGGACATTAGCTTTTGCCGGATAATGGGAGTTATAACAGTACCCTGGATTGAATTCTCTGTTGATCAATTTGAAATCAGTTATATACCTAATGGAAGAAATTGTGTTGAATTTACGATGAGAAAtgtatctaaatattatttacacgtGACAATTTTAACAGCGAAACTCGCACCGAACTTTAGCCTTGACTTAATAACGGAAGAACATGAGTCGATTATAAATGAGACTCACATTAAATTTGAGTTAGATCGTGGAAAAGAAGCAGCACTGACTATGAAATTCCATCCTAAAGGGCATGGTAGATTTATAGCCGTCGCAACGCTCTTTCTGGACAAACATATGACAATACCCTATTCTAATCTTGAATTCAAAGGGAAAAGGGCAACGCCTGCTATGATACCTAGCACGTATAGAATCGTTTTCCCGCCTTGCAGAGTAGGAATAACTATTCGACGAACTTTCACTATTAAATTAGAAGAAAGTTCGGACATTGATAATTTTTACTGTACatcaaaagaagaaaataacctgacagtaatttttgttgaatccaaaaaaattgaacaaatGCACAAAATCTATACGATTGCTACAATTGAAATAGTGGTTTGTTGCGAAGCTGCATACGCGCGATGTATTACTGTTAATTTCTGTCACGAGTGTGGATCTGGCTGTGATGTTGAAATCAGCTTTTGCTTTACACATTGTGTTTTGACTTTACATTCGAATTTTTTGGTTGAGCCAGAAGATAATCCGTATCCTTATTATCCTTTAAGTACACAACGCGATCTATATGAGTATATGGAAAATTGTTCGAAGTTTCTTGAGAAGTGGATGTTTCAGCAAGGATTTCGTAGGGATTTGTATCCCATAATTCCAGACACATTCCATGCTATATCTACAGTAATTGGTTCAGGCACGAAGACGAAAGGAATAAATGTaacctatttaaattttgtgcgGCGAATTGCTGGACCACTGATGAAGCATGTTCGGAAGATATC GGCTACTGGAGTCGATGAAtcatttaaatatgtaaaagaAACACACGACTCATACAAAGAGATTATTAAACTATTGCAATCTCGTGGAGCAGATCTATGGGTACTGAGGGCAAAATTCTTGCTAAGTTACGAACAATTTGTAATATACAATGAAAATGTGACCCCCAAATGTAATGCTgatatcattttaatacaagaacTTCTCGCTGATAGAAATCTTTTCGACAGATTGAATAAGCAAAGTTGGGTTGACTTTATTTTACAGAGTTATAAAGTTTTCGTCATGGACAGCTGTttttttgattgtgtgtgtttgagtTCGCTTCCAAGGGACATAGTAAAAGTTATTGTTGAGTGGTATAATGAACAAGTGAAACTACAACACAAGAGCCTGCGTGGCAAAGATAAACCAGTAAAGATCATAACTAATATAACTACTGATTTGTCAGATGGTATTGCTGTAATATCGGCCATTCTAAATTATTGCCCGTTTATGAAAgactattttaatatattttgtgaaataaaCAAGGATGATGAGACAGGCGGGATTGTCAATAATGCTTGTCTGATTATCGAGGCTCTCAACCAACTCAGGTTTTATTTCCCAATAACCAGCAAAGACTTCATTGAGCCAAATTTTCTTCAAATGCTGTTTTTATCCGTTCATTTATATGTCGCTTTGCCAATGTTCAAACCCAAGGATCATATAAAATTCAATCCTCCGCTACTGAGGAGTTCTACAAGGCAAGTGGCAATTAGTCCGTCAACCCAGGAGTCGTTACTCTTTAATTTGATAATTCTTAACAACAGCAAGAATAACTTTATCGTTGAAAAAGCACCATCGGGCGATAATGGTAAGAAAATGTATCTAAACATTAAATACGTAGCGAATTTTGTTAATGAAGAACATGCCATTCTACTGGTACATGGATACAATAAAACAAGAATATTCGATACGTACATTATATTCGTACTACATGGACATATAGGTTTATTGAACCCAGTTCGAAAGTGCAAGGTCACTGGACCCCTATACCGTCCCAATAAAGTTGATGTATTAGTTTCTTCACCATTTGCTCTTCCCGGCACTTACAAGGTTTATATTACTGACATTGAGCCTACAATACCAGTATCTTTTAATGACGGAAAGATGTCTAGTTTTTACTTACAGCGGCTTAACCTCATTGATAGAGATATACATCTAAGCGGGCTGCCAAAGGAAACTGGACAAGATATTCAGGAACACAAATTGTATCTGCAAATAATTTGTCTGAGCACCCAAATAGGGAACAGCTGGATTTGGTTCAGAGGAGAGTTGGGAGAGTTTTTCATTAGGGTTACAACGCAACCTCGCTGGGACTTGGCGATAGATACTTTACAAACAAAAGTGCACACTTGGCCAATGGACCCGTGCACTTGTGGCGAGGCCTGCGAGTGCTATCGGACTACAGTGCTGATGATTCCTCATCGCAACGAGCTAATGCTTAAAGCGATGCGGTATGCTTTACTTGAACATGCATCGCCTATTATGATGGATGTTTTTGATCGGCTTATTG AAACTACAACAGGCAAATTGGTTTTGGGAATGTTGCTAGCTGAAGGTGGGACGAATATGTCGGATGTGAAGCATATTTTGCAAAGCGAGGTGGGTTATCGGGTGACATCGCGCGCGTTGATTCCTCGCGTCGACCACGTCAGGTTCGCGCATCACACGCCGGCTATGCTCGCCCTACCCATTACCATTCCAGCGGACGACAAGGCTGAAAAGTACTCCGTTACCTTCACCTCGGAATGTGGAATGGACATACGCACCTATAGGATATTCTTTATATCGACTAATTGTACTAGTGAGTCGACGTCCAATTCACTGGTGTCGTAA